A DNA window from Castanea sativa cultivar Marrone di Chiusa Pesio chromosome 7, ASM4071231v1 contains the following coding sequences:
- the LOC142642249 gene encoding uncharacterized protein LOC142642249 produces MLTPPDLEREFSLTGGNIFHGAMGLDSLFLMRPIKGWSDHRTRIRGLYMCGSGSHPGGGVMGAPGRNAAHVVLQDVKKRSR; encoded by the exons ATGCTAACACCACCAGATCTTGAAAGAGAATTCAGTCTGACAG GGGGGAATATTTTTCATGGTGCTATGGGTCTGGATTCACTCTTCTTGATGCGACCCATTAAAGGATG GTCAGATCATAGGACGCGAATTAGAGGGCTGTATATGTGTGGAAGTGGATCACATCCTGGAGGTGGCGTAATGGGTGCACCTGGCCGTAATGCTGCACATGTTGTTCTTCAGGATGTTAAGAAGCGTTCTCGTTAG